A single window of Athene noctua chromosome 1, bAthNoc1.hap1.1, whole genome shotgun sequence DNA harbors:
- the IFFO1 gene encoding non-homologous end joining factor IFFO1 isoform X1 produces the protein MNPLFGPNLFLLPQEQQGLPGPELPPAAPRPAEPLGGGELAAPPPPGPFPPPPAAMALRNDLGSNISVLKTLNLRFRCFLAKVHELERRNRQLEKQLQQALEEGGGGRGRGPPRRDQAVQTGFVGPIRTLGLGLSLAPARALASPGCRPGAPVQPTPFPAASRFMPGTIWSFSQARRLGPGPETTLVQGPGVSWVHPDGVGVQIDTITPEIRALYNVLAKVKRERDEYKRRWEEEYTVRVQLQDRVTELQEEAQEAEACQEELAMKVEQLKAELVVFKGLMSNNITELDTKIQEKAMKVDMDICRRIDITAKLCDVAQQRNCEDMIKMFQKQLVSSIQLGKCTNFKLSINKSLHLSPVKVPASVGRKRERKQVSDEDTSLSESDASRKPEEEEEDETTAMSINEEMQRMLNQLREYDFEDDCDSLTWEETEETLLLWEDFSGYAIAAAEVQGEQDDSLEKVIKDTESLFKSREKEYQETIDQIELELATAKNDMNRHLHEYMEMCSMKRGLDVQMETCRRLITQSGDRKSPAFTPASNSESAPNEESEESDRDPPSDASIR, from the exons atgAACCCGCTCTTCGGCCCCAACCTCTTCCTCCTGCCGCAGGAGCAGCAGGGGCTGCCGGGCCCCGAGctgccgccggcggccccgcgtcCCGCCGAGCCCCTAGGCGGGGGGGAActggccgccccgccgccccccggccccttccctccgccgcccgccgccatgGCCCTCCGCAACGACCTGGGCTCCAACATCAGCGTCCTGAAGACGCTGAACCTACGGTTCCGCTGCTTCCTGGCCAAGGTCCACGAGCTGGAGCGGCGCAACCGgcagctggagaagcagctgcagcaggcgctggaggagggaggggggggccggggtcgTGGGCCCCCACGCCGCGACCAGGCGGTGCAGACCGGCTTCGTCGGCCCCATCCGCACCCTGGGGCTGGGGTTGTCGCTGGCGCCGGCCCGGGCGTTGGCTTCCCCCGGTTGCCGCCCCGGTGCCCCCGTCCAGCCAACTCCTTTCCCGGCCGCCTCCCGCTTCATGCCCGGTACGATCTGGTCCTTCTCGCAAGCCCGACGGCTGGgcccgggaccagagaccactcTGGTGCAGGGACCGGGGGTCTCCTGGGTCCACCCGGACGGGGTGGGTGTGCAGATCGACACCATCACCCCGGAGATCCGGGCCCTCTACAACGTACTGGCCAAGGTGAAGAGGGAGCGTGACGAGTACAAGCGCAG ATGGGAAGAGGAGTACACGGTGCGTGTCCAGCTTCAGGACCGGGTGACTGAGCTTCAGGAG GAAGCCCAGGAGGCTGAAgcctgccaggaggagctggcCATGAAGGTGGAACAGCTCAAGGCAGAGCTTGTTGTCTTCAAGGGACTGATGAGCAAT AACATCACAGAGCTGGACACCAAGATCCAGGAGAAGGCCATGAAGGTGGACATGGACATCTGCCGGCGCATCGACATCACTGCCAAGCTGTGCGACGTGGCGCAGCAGCGGAACTGTGAGGACATGATCAAGATGTTTCAG AAGCAACTGGTTAGTTCCATTCAGTTGGGAAAGTGTACAAATTTTAAACTTTCTATAAATAAG TCTCTGCACTTGTCTCCCGTTAAGGTCCCAGCCTCGGTGGGGCGGAAGCGGGAGCGCAAGCAGGTCAGCGATGAAGACACCTCACTCTCAGAGAGCGATGCCTCCCGAAAacctgaagaggaagaggaggacgaGACCACGGCCATGAGTATCAATGAGGAAATGCAGAGGATGCTGAACCAGCT GAGGGAATATGACTTTGAGGATGACTGTGACAGCCTCACGTGGGAGGAGACGGAAGAAACGCTGCTCCTCTGGGAGGACTTCTCTGGATACGCCATTGCAGCCGCAGAGGTGCAGGGGGAG CAGGATGACAGCCTGGAGAAGGTGATCAAGGACACGGAGTCACTGTTCAAGAGCCGTGAGAAGGAGTACCAGGAAACCATTGACCAAATAGAG CTGGAGCTGGCCACGGCCAAGAATGACATGAACCGGCACCTGCACGAGTACATGGAGATGTGCAGCATGAAGCGAGGCTTGGACGTGCAGATGGAGACTTGCCGGCGGCTCATCACCCAGTCTGGGGACAG AAAGTCTCCTGCCTTCACCCCAGCCTCCAACAGCGAGTCGGCCCCGAACGAGGAGAGTGAGGAGTCCGACCGCGACCCCCCGAGCGACGCTTCCATCAGATAA
- the IFFO1 gene encoding non-homologous end joining factor IFFO1 isoform X6: MNPLFGPNLFLLPQEQQGLPGPELPPAAPRPAEPLGGGELAAPPPPGPFPPPPAAMALRNDLGSNISVLKTLNLRFRCFLAKVHELERRNRQLEKQLQQALEEGGGGRGRGPPRRDQAVQTGFVGPIRTLGLGLSLAPARALASPGCRPGAPVQPTPFPAASRFMPGTIWSFSQARRLGPGPETTLVQGPGVSWVHPDGVGVQIDTITPEIRALYNVLAKVKRERDEYKRRWEEEYTVRVQLQDRVTELQEEAQEAEACQEELAMKVEQLKAELVVFKGLMSNNITELDTKIQEKAMKVDMDICRRIDITAKLCDVAQQRNCEDMIKMFQVPASVGRKRERKQVSDEDTSLSESDASRKPEEEEEDETTAMSINEEMQRMLNQLREYDFEDDCDSLTWEETEETLLLWEDFSGYAIAAAEVQGEDDSLEKVIKDTESLFKSREKEYQETIDQIELELATAKNDMNRHLHEYMEMCSMKRGLDVQMETCRRLITQSGDRKSPAFTPASNSESAPNEESEESDRDPPSDASIR, encoded by the exons atgAACCCGCTCTTCGGCCCCAACCTCTTCCTCCTGCCGCAGGAGCAGCAGGGGCTGCCGGGCCCCGAGctgccgccggcggccccgcgtcCCGCCGAGCCCCTAGGCGGGGGGGAActggccgccccgccgccccccggccccttccctccgccgcccgccgccatgGCCCTCCGCAACGACCTGGGCTCCAACATCAGCGTCCTGAAGACGCTGAACCTACGGTTCCGCTGCTTCCTGGCCAAGGTCCACGAGCTGGAGCGGCGCAACCGgcagctggagaagcagctgcagcaggcgctggaggagggaggggggggccggggtcgTGGGCCCCCACGCCGCGACCAGGCGGTGCAGACCGGCTTCGTCGGCCCCATCCGCACCCTGGGGCTGGGGTTGTCGCTGGCGCCGGCCCGGGCGTTGGCTTCCCCCGGTTGCCGCCCCGGTGCCCCCGTCCAGCCAACTCCTTTCCCGGCCGCCTCCCGCTTCATGCCCGGTACGATCTGGTCCTTCTCGCAAGCCCGACGGCTGGgcccgggaccagagaccactcTGGTGCAGGGACCGGGGGTCTCCTGGGTCCACCCGGACGGGGTGGGTGTGCAGATCGACACCATCACCCCGGAGATCCGGGCCCTCTACAACGTACTGGCCAAGGTGAAGAGGGAGCGTGACGAGTACAAGCGCAG ATGGGAAGAGGAGTACACGGTGCGTGTCCAGCTTCAGGACCGGGTGACTGAGCTTCAGGAG GAAGCCCAGGAGGCTGAAgcctgccaggaggagctggcCATGAAGGTGGAACAGCTCAAGGCAGAGCTTGTTGTCTTCAAGGGACTGATGAGCAAT AACATCACAGAGCTGGACACCAAGATCCAGGAGAAGGCCATGAAGGTGGACATGGACATCTGCCGGCGCATCGACATCACTGCCAAGCTGTGCGACGTGGCGCAGCAGCGGAACTGTGAGGACATGATCAAGATGTTTCAG GTCCCAGCCTCGGTGGGGCGGAAGCGGGAGCGCAAGCAGGTCAGCGATGAAGACACCTCACTCTCAGAGAGCGATGCCTCCCGAAAacctgaagaggaagaggaggacgaGACCACGGCCATGAGTATCAATGAGGAAATGCAGAGGATGCTGAACCAGCT GAGGGAATATGACTTTGAGGATGACTGTGACAGCCTCACGTGGGAGGAGACGGAAGAAACGCTGCTCCTCTGGGAGGACTTCTCTGGATACGCCATTGCAGCCGCAGAGGTGCAGGGGGAG GATGACAGCCTGGAGAAGGTGATCAAGGACACGGAGTCACTGTTCAAGAGCCGTGAGAAGGAGTACCAGGAAACCATTGACCAAATAGAG CTGGAGCTGGCCACGGCCAAGAATGACATGAACCGGCACCTGCACGAGTACATGGAGATGTGCAGCATGAAGCGAGGCTTGGACGTGCAGATGGAGACTTGCCGGCGGCTCATCACCCAGTCTGGGGACAG AAAGTCTCCTGCCTTCACCCCAGCCTCCAACAGCGAGTCGGCCCCGAACGAGGAGAGTGAGGAGTCCGACCGCGACCCCCCGAGCGACGCTTCCATCAGATAA
- the IFFO1 gene encoding non-homologous end joining factor IFFO1 isoform X8, whose protein sequence is MNPLFGPNLFLLPQEQQGLPGPELPPAAPRPAEPLGGGELAAPPPPGPFPPPPAAMALRNDLGSNISVLKTLNLRFRCFLAKVHELERRNRQLEKQLQQALEEGGGGRGRGPPRRDQAVQTGFVGPIRTLGLGLSLAPARALASPGCRPGAPVQPTPFPAASRFMPGTIWSFSQARRLGPGPETTLVQGPGVSWVHPDGVGVQIDTITPEIRALYNVLAKVKRERDEYKRRWEEEYTVRVQLQDRVTELQEEAQEAEACQEELAMKVEQLKAELVVFKGLMSNNITELDTKIQEKAMKVDMDICRRIDITAKLCDVAQQRNCEDMIKMFQKQLVPASVGRKRERKQVSDEDTSLSESDASRKPEEEEEDETTAMSINEEMQRMLNQLREYDFEDDCDSLTWEETEETLLLWEDFSGYAIAAAEVQGEQDDSLEKVIKDTESLFKSREKEYQETIDQIELELATAKNDMNRHLHEYMEMCSMKRGLDVQMETCRRLITQSGDRKSPAFTPASNSESAPNEESEESDRDPPSDASIR, encoded by the exons atgAACCCGCTCTTCGGCCCCAACCTCTTCCTCCTGCCGCAGGAGCAGCAGGGGCTGCCGGGCCCCGAGctgccgccggcggccccgcgtcCCGCCGAGCCCCTAGGCGGGGGGGAActggccgccccgccgccccccggccccttccctccgccgcccgccgccatgGCCCTCCGCAACGACCTGGGCTCCAACATCAGCGTCCTGAAGACGCTGAACCTACGGTTCCGCTGCTTCCTGGCCAAGGTCCACGAGCTGGAGCGGCGCAACCGgcagctggagaagcagctgcagcaggcgctggaggagggaggggggggccggggtcgTGGGCCCCCACGCCGCGACCAGGCGGTGCAGACCGGCTTCGTCGGCCCCATCCGCACCCTGGGGCTGGGGTTGTCGCTGGCGCCGGCCCGGGCGTTGGCTTCCCCCGGTTGCCGCCCCGGTGCCCCCGTCCAGCCAACTCCTTTCCCGGCCGCCTCCCGCTTCATGCCCGGTACGATCTGGTCCTTCTCGCAAGCCCGACGGCTGGgcccgggaccagagaccactcTGGTGCAGGGACCGGGGGTCTCCTGGGTCCACCCGGACGGGGTGGGTGTGCAGATCGACACCATCACCCCGGAGATCCGGGCCCTCTACAACGTACTGGCCAAGGTGAAGAGGGAGCGTGACGAGTACAAGCGCAG ATGGGAAGAGGAGTACACGGTGCGTGTCCAGCTTCAGGACCGGGTGACTGAGCTTCAGGAG GAAGCCCAGGAGGCTGAAgcctgccaggaggagctggcCATGAAGGTGGAACAGCTCAAGGCAGAGCTTGTTGTCTTCAAGGGACTGATGAGCAAT AACATCACAGAGCTGGACACCAAGATCCAGGAGAAGGCCATGAAGGTGGACATGGACATCTGCCGGCGCATCGACATCACTGCCAAGCTGTGCGACGTGGCGCAGCAGCGGAACTGTGAGGACATGATCAAGATGTTTCAG AAGCAACTG GTCCCAGCCTCGGTGGGGCGGAAGCGGGAGCGCAAGCAGGTCAGCGATGAAGACACCTCACTCTCAGAGAGCGATGCCTCCCGAAAacctgaagaggaagaggaggacgaGACCACGGCCATGAGTATCAATGAGGAAATGCAGAGGATGCTGAACCAGCT GAGGGAATATGACTTTGAGGATGACTGTGACAGCCTCACGTGGGAGGAGACGGAAGAAACGCTGCTCCTCTGGGAGGACTTCTCTGGATACGCCATTGCAGCCGCAGAGGTGCAGGGGGAG CAGGATGACAGCCTGGAGAAGGTGATCAAGGACACGGAGTCACTGTTCAAGAGCCGTGAGAAGGAGTACCAGGAAACCATTGACCAAATAGAG CTGGAGCTGGCCACGGCCAAGAATGACATGAACCGGCACCTGCACGAGTACATGGAGATGTGCAGCATGAAGCGAGGCTTGGACGTGCAGATGGAGACTTGCCGGCGGCTCATCACCCAGTCTGGGGACAG AAAGTCTCCTGCCTTCACCCCAGCCTCCAACAGCGAGTCGGCCCCGAACGAGGAGAGTGAGGAGTCCGACCGCGACCCCCCGAGCGACGCTTCCATCAGATAA
- the IFFO1 gene encoding non-homologous end joining factor IFFO1 isoform X10, whose protein sequence is MNPLFGPNLFLLPQEQQGLPGPELPPAAPRPAEPLGGGELAAPPPPGPFPPPPAAMALRNDLGSNISVLKTLNLRFRCFLAKVHELERRNRQLEKQLQQALEEGGGGRGRGPPRRDQAVQTGFVGPIRTLGLGLSLAPARALASPGCRPGAPVQPTPFPAASRFMPGTIWSFSQARRLGPGPETTLVQGPGVSWVHPDGVGVQIDTITPEIRALYNVLAKVKRERDEYKRRWEEEYTVRVQLQDRVTELQEEAQEAEACQEELAMKVEQLKAELVVFKGLMSNNITELDTKIQEKAMKVDMDICRRIDITAKLCDVAQQRNCEDMIKMFQQLVPASVGRKRERKQVSDEDTSLSESDASRKPEEEEEDETTAMSINEEMQRMLNQLREYDFEDDCDSLTWEETEETLLLWEDFSGYAIAAAEVQGEQDDSLEKVIKDTESLFKSREKEYQETIDQIELELATAKNDMNRHLHEYMEMCSMKRGLDVQMETCRRLITQSGDRKSPAFTPASNSESAPNEESEESDRDPPSDASIR, encoded by the exons atgAACCCGCTCTTCGGCCCCAACCTCTTCCTCCTGCCGCAGGAGCAGCAGGGGCTGCCGGGCCCCGAGctgccgccggcggccccgcgtcCCGCCGAGCCCCTAGGCGGGGGGGAActggccgccccgccgccccccggccccttccctccgccgcccgccgccatgGCCCTCCGCAACGACCTGGGCTCCAACATCAGCGTCCTGAAGACGCTGAACCTACGGTTCCGCTGCTTCCTGGCCAAGGTCCACGAGCTGGAGCGGCGCAACCGgcagctggagaagcagctgcagcaggcgctggaggagggaggggggggccggggtcgTGGGCCCCCACGCCGCGACCAGGCGGTGCAGACCGGCTTCGTCGGCCCCATCCGCACCCTGGGGCTGGGGTTGTCGCTGGCGCCGGCCCGGGCGTTGGCTTCCCCCGGTTGCCGCCCCGGTGCCCCCGTCCAGCCAACTCCTTTCCCGGCCGCCTCCCGCTTCATGCCCGGTACGATCTGGTCCTTCTCGCAAGCCCGACGGCTGGgcccgggaccagagaccactcTGGTGCAGGGACCGGGGGTCTCCTGGGTCCACCCGGACGGGGTGGGTGTGCAGATCGACACCATCACCCCGGAGATCCGGGCCCTCTACAACGTACTGGCCAAGGTGAAGAGGGAGCGTGACGAGTACAAGCGCAG ATGGGAAGAGGAGTACACGGTGCGTGTCCAGCTTCAGGACCGGGTGACTGAGCTTCAGGAG GAAGCCCAGGAGGCTGAAgcctgccaggaggagctggcCATGAAGGTGGAACAGCTCAAGGCAGAGCTTGTTGTCTTCAAGGGACTGATGAGCAAT AACATCACAGAGCTGGACACCAAGATCCAGGAGAAGGCCATGAAGGTGGACATGGACATCTGCCGGCGCATCGACATCACTGCCAAGCTGTGCGACGTGGCGCAGCAGCGGAACTGTGAGGACATGATCAAGATGTTTCAG CAACTG GTCCCAGCCTCGGTGGGGCGGAAGCGGGAGCGCAAGCAGGTCAGCGATGAAGACACCTCACTCTCAGAGAGCGATGCCTCCCGAAAacctgaagaggaagaggaggacgaGACCACGGCCATGAGTATCAATGAGGAAATGCAGAGGATGCTGAACCAGCT GAGGGAATATGACTTTGAGGATGACTGTGACAGCCTCACGTGGGAGGAGACGGAAGAAACGCTGCTCCTCTGGGAGGACTTCTCTGGATACGCCATTGCAGCCGCAGAGGTGCAGGGGGAG CAGGATGACAGCCTGGAGAAGGTGATCAAGGACACGGAGTCACTGTTCAAGAGCCGTGAGAAGGAGTACCAGGAAACCATTGACCAAATAGAG CTGGAGCTGGCCACGGCCAAGAATGACATGAACCGGCACCTGCACGAGTACATGGAGATGTGCAGCATGAAGCGAGGCTTGGACGTGCAGATGGAGACTTGCCGGCGGCTCATCACCCAGTCTGGGGACAG AAAGTCTCCTGCCTTCACCCCAGCCTCCAACAGCGAGTCGGCCCCGAACGAGGAGAGTGAGGAGTCCGACCGCGACCCCCCGAGCGACGCTTCCATCAGATAA